A genomic region of Elaeis guineensis isolate ETL-2024a chromosome 9, EG11, whole genome shotgun sequence contains the following coding sequences:
- the LOC105033549 gene encoding uncharacterized protein isoform X2 produces MGASRKLQGEIDRVLKKVQEGVEVFDSIWNKVYDTENANQKEKFEADLKKEIKKLQRYRDQIKTWIQSSEIKDKKALMDARKVIEREMERFKVCEKETKTKAFSKEGLGQQPKTDPKEKAKSETRDWLNNVVGDLESQIDNFEAEVEGLSVKKGKTRPPRLTHLETSISRHRAHIIKLELILRLLDNDELSPDQVNDVKDFLEDYVERNQEDFDEFSDVDELYSTLPLDKVEALEDLVSLGPSSLVKGVSSVSVATAVLGSKNSVATSSTQAALSSTASQHTAQDQGEETASQDSNSDTAPRTPPSKSGAMGSLVSAASPSISSGTPAGLTSTATSNVSGRPLAGGPTVAAILSGPPSARGVTDNSSAATSASITTSSTVKEDDNMIFPGRRSSPAIPEIGIGRGISRGISNQVPITAPISLSSGSAVSGNGALGSVPAVSDLAKRNMLNVGSGSLSQPLVSPLSNRILLHQASKTNDGTNSNDSNSVSEGAVIGGRVFSPSVSGVQWRPPSATFQSQNETGQFRGRLEIAPDQREKFLLRLQQVQQQGHSPLLGGPHVPSANDKQLSAQQQSVLLQQLNSQGSSISPQVGLGLGVQGPGLVSVSSASQQQATSILQQSSPHPVISTGPKDGDAGHLKVEDQNLQNLSDDLNIETATSSAFNKTVNDEELKAPYMGTGSSSLTEGNQLPRDTDLSPGQPLQPSQSSASLGVIGRRSVSDLGAIGDNLGGSAGNSGGMHDQIYNMQMLEAAFYKLPQPKDSERVKSYVPRHPAVTPASYPQTQAPIIDNPAFWERMGFEAIGTDTFFFAFYYQQNTYPQYLAARELKRQSWRYHKKYNTWFQRHEEPKVTNDEYEKGTYVYFDFHIADDGSQHGWCQRIKTEFTFEYNYLEDELVV; encoded by the exons GCTCTCATGGATGCTCGCAAGGTTATTGAGCGTGAAATGGAAAGGTTCAAGGTCTGTGAAAAGGAAACTAAAACAAAAGCCTTCTCCAAAGAAGGGTTGGGCCAACAACCGAAAACT GATCCAAAAGAAAAGGCTAAGTCAGAGACAAGGGACTGGCTCAACAATGTG GTTGGAGATTTGGAAAGTCAGATCGATAACTTTGAAGCGGAGGTTGAAGGGCTTTCTGTAAAGAAAGGAAAGACAAGGCCACCTCGACTG acacATTTGGAGACATCTATTTCAAGGCACAGGGCTCATATAATAAAGCTGGAGTTGATCTTGAGACTGTTAGATAATGATGAGTTGAGTCCTGATCAGGTCAATGATGTTAAAGATTTTCTAGAAGACTATGTTGAACGCAATCAG GAGGATTTTGATGAATTTAGTGATGTCGATGAGCTCTACAGCACTTTACCCTTGGATAAAGTTGAAGCACTTGAAGATTTGGTGTCACTTGGTCCTTCCAGTCTTGTTAAG GGTGTCAGTTCTGTTTCTGTTGCTACTGCGGTTTTAGGTTCGAAGAATTCTGTTGCAACTTCCTCTACTCAG GCTGCTCTGTCATCAACTGCCTCACAACATACTGCTCAGGACCAAGGTGAAGAAACAGCTTCTCAGGACAGTAATTCTGACACAGCTCCTAGAACACCACCTTCCAAAAGTGGAGCCATGGGATCTTTGGTATCAGCAGCTTCCCCGAGTATCAGTTCGGGGACACCTGCAGGTCTTACTTCTACTGCCACTTCTAATGTTTCTGGAAGGCCCTTGGCTGGTGGGCCTACTGTTGCAGCTATACTCTCTGGTCCACCAAGTGCTCGAGGTGTTACAGATAACTCATCTGCAGCTACGTCTGCATCTATTACTACATCAAGTACCGTGAAGGAGGATGATAACATGATCTTCCCTGGTCGTAGATCATCTCCAGCCATCCCTGAAATTGGAATTGGGAGAGGTATTAGCCGAGGGATATCCAATCAAGTACCCATTACTGCTCCAATAAGTTTAAGCTCTGGTAGTGCTGTTTCAGGCAATGGAGCACTTGGTTCAGTTCCTGCAGTCTCTGATTTGGCTAAGCGGAACATGTTGAATGTTGGAAGTGGCAGTCTTTCACAGCCATTAGTTTCTCCTCTAAGTAACAGAATCCTATTGCATCAGGCTTCAAAAACTAATGATGGAACTAATTCAAATGATTCTAATAGTGTTAGTGAGGGTGCAGTTATTGGTGGAAGAGTCTTTTCACCTTCAGTTAGTGGAGTTCAATGGAGACCTCCAAGTGCAACTTTTCAGAGTCAGAATGAAACA GGACAGTTTCGTGGACGACTGGAGATTGCTCCTGACCAGAGGGAGAAATTTCTGCTGCGACTGCAACAAGTGCAGCAACAAGGCCACAGTCCCCTTCTTGGTGGTCCACATGTTCCCAGTGCGAATGACAAGCAATTATCTGCACAGCAGCAAAGTGTACTTTTACAACAG CTTAATTCTCAAGGCTCTTCTATTTCACCTCAAGTTGGTTTAGGACTTGGTGTTCAGGGACCAGGCCTTGTTTCTGTTTCATCAGCCTCACAACAGCAGGCAACGTCAATTCTACAACAATCTTCCCCACATCCTGTGATTTCAACCGGACCAAAAGATGGAG ATGCTGGACACCTGAAAGTAGAAGACCAGAACCTGCAGAATTTGTCTGATGATCTGAATATTGAAACTGCCACAAGTTCTGCTTTCAACAAGACTGTTAATGATGAGGAGTTAAAGGCACCATACATG GGCACAGGTTCATCCTCTTTGACTGAAGGTAATCAGTTACCCAGAGATACTGATCTCTCACCTGGGCAACCATTGCAACCCAGTCAGTCTTCAGCTAGCCTTGGTGTAATTGGTCGAAGAAGTGTCTCTGACCTTGGTGCCATTGGAGATAACCTTGGTGGATCAGCTGGGAATTCTGGCGGAATGCATGATCAAATCTATAACATGCAGATGCTTGAAGCTGCATTTTACAAACTTCCTCAGCCCAAGGATTCCGAACGTGTAAAGAGCTATGTTCCG AGGCACCCTGCAGTGACTCCTGCTAGCTATCCTCAAACTCAGGCTCCAATCATAGACAATCCAGCCTTCTGGGAACGAATGGGTTTTGAGGCGATTGGCACTGATACCTTCTTCTTCGCATTTTACTATCAACAG AACACTTACCCGCAATACTTAGCTGCAAGGGAATTGAAAAGGCAATCATGGAGATATCATAAGAAATATAACACTTGGTTTCAACGGCATGAGGAGCCAAAAGTTACAAATGATGAATATGAGAAGGGAACATACGTGTACTTTGATTTCCATATTGCAGATGATGGTTCCCAGCATGGATG GTGCCAAAGGATTAAGACTGAGTTCACATTTGAATATAATTATCTTGAGGATGAGCTTGTTGTATAG
- the LOC105033549 gene encoding uncharacterized protein isoform X3, which translates to MGASRKLQGEIDRVLKKVQEGVEVFDSIWNKVYDTENANQKEKFEADLKKEIKKLQRYRDQIKTWIQSSEIKDKKVSASYEQALMDARKVIEREMERFKVCEKETKTKAFSKEGLGQQPKTDPKEKAKSETRDWLNNVVGDLESQIDNFEAEVEGLSVKKGKTRPPRLTHLETSISRHRAHIIKLELILRLLDNDELSPDQVNDVKDFLEDYVERNQEDFDEFSDVDELYSTLPLDKVEALEDLVSLGPSSLVKGVSSVSVATAVLGSKNSVATSSTQAALSSTASQHTAQDQGEETASQDSNSDTAPRTPPSKSGAMGSLVSAASPSISSGTPAGLTSTATSNVSGRPLAGGPTVAAILSGPPSARGVTDNSSAATSASITTSSTVKEDDNMIFPGRRSSPAIPEIGIGRGNGALGSVPAVSDLAKRNMLNVGSGSLSQPLVSPLSNRILLHQASKTNDGTNSNDSNSVSEGAVIGGRVFSPSVSGVQWRPPSATFQSQNETGQFRGRLEIAPDQREKFLLRLQQVQQQGHSPLLGGPHVPSANDKQLSAQQQSVLLQQLNSQGSSISPQVGLGLGVQGPGLVSVSSASQQQATSILQQSSPHPVISTGPKDGDAGHLKVEDQNLQNLSDDLNIETATSSAFNKTVNDEELKAPYMGTGSSSLTEGNQLPRDTDLSPGQPLQPSQSSASLGVIGRRSVSDLGAIGDNLGGSAGNSGGMHDQIYNMQMLEAAFYKLPQPKDSERVKSYVPRHPAVTPASYPQTQAPIIDNPAFWERMGFEAIGTDTFFFAFYYQQNTYPQYLAARELKRQSWRYHKKYNTWFQRHEEPKVTNDEYEKGTYVYFDFHIADDGSQHGWCQRIKTEFTFEYNYLEDELVV; encoded by the exons GTTAGTGCCTCTTATGAGCAGGCTCTCATGGATGCTCGCAAGGTTATTGAGCGTGAAATGGAAAGGTTCAAGGTCTGTGAAAAGGAAACTAAAACAAAAGCCTTCTCCAAAGAAGGGTTGGGCCAACAACCGAAAACT GATCCAAAAGAAAAGGCTAAGTCAGAGACAAGGGACTGGCTCAACAATGTG GTTGGAGATTTGGAAAGTCAGATCGATAACTTTGAAGCGGAGGTTGAAGGGCTTTCTGTAAAGAAAGGAAAGACAAGGCCACCTCGACTG acacATTTGGAGACATCTATTTCAAGGCACAGGGCTCATATAATAAAGCTGGAGTTGATCTTGAGACTGTTAGATAATGATGAGTTGAGTCCTGATCAGGTCAATGATGTTAAAGATTTTCTAGAAGACTATGTTGAACGCAATCAG GAGGATTTTGATGAATTTAGTGATGTCGATGAGCTCTACAGCACTTTACCCTTGGATAAAGTTGAAGCACTTGAAGATTTGGTGTCACTTGGTCCTTCCAGTCTTGTTAAG GGTGTCAGTTCTGTTTCTGTTGCTACTGCGGTTTTAGGTTCGAAGAATTCTGTTGCAACTTCCTCTACTCAG GCTGCTCTGTCATCAACTGCCTCACAACATACTGCTCAGGACCAAGGTGAAGAAACAGCTTCTCAGGACAGTAATTCTGACACAGCTCCTAGAACACCACCTTCCAAAAGTGGAGCCATGGGATCTTTGGTATCAGCAGCTTCCCCGAGTATCAGTTCGGGGACACCTGCAGGTCTTACTTCTACTGCCACTTCTAATGTTTCTGGAAGGCCCTTGGCTGGTGGGCCTACTGTTGCAGCTATACTCTCTGGTCCACCAAGTGCTCGAGGTGTTACAGATAACTCATCTGCAGCTACGTCTGCATCTATTACTACATCAAGTACCGTGAAGGAGGATGATAACATGATCTTCCCTGGTCGTAGATCATCTCCAGCCATCCCTGAAATTGGAATTGGGAGAG GCAATGGAGCACTTGGTTCAGTTCCTGCAGTCTCTGATTTGGCTAAGCGGAACATGTTGAATGTTGGAAGTGGCAGTCTTTCACAGCCATTAGTTTCTCCTCTAAGTAACAGAATCCTATTGCATCAGGCTTCAAAAACTAATGATGGAACTAATTCAAATGATTCTAATAGTGTTAGTGAGGGTGCAGTTATTGGTGGAAGAGTCTTTTCACCTTCAGTTAGTGGAGTTCAATGGAGACCTCCAAGTGCAACTTTTCAGAGTCAGAATGAAACA GGACAGTTTCGTGGACGACTGGAGATTGCTCCTGACCAGAGGGAGAAATTTCTGCTGCGACTGCAACAAGTGCAGCAACAAGGCCACAGTCCCCTTCTTGGTGGTCCACATGTTCCCAGTGCGAATGACAAGCAATTATCTGCACAGCAGCAAAGTGTACTTTTACAACAG CTTAATTCTCAAGGCTCTTCTATTTCACCTCAAGTTGGTTTAGGACTTGGTGTTCAGGGACCAGGCCTTGTTTCTGTTTCATCAGCCTCACAACAGCAGGCAACGTCAATTCTACAACAATCTTCCCCACATCCTGTGATTTCAACCGGACCAAAAGATGGAG ATGCTGGACACCTGAAAGTAGAAGACCAGAACCTGCAGAATTTGTCTGATGATCTGAATATTGAAACTGCCACAAGTTCTGCTTTCAACAAGACTGTTAATGATGAGGAGTTAAAGGCACCATACATG GGCACAGGTTCATCCTCTTTGACTGAAGGTAATCAGTTACCCAGAGATACTGATCTCTCACCTGGGCAACCATTGCAACCCAGTCAGTCTTCAGCTAGCCTTGGTGTAATTGGTCGAAGAAGTGTCTCTGACCTTGGTGCCATTGGAGATAACCTTGGTGGATCAGCTGGGAATTCTGGCGGAATGCATGATCAAATCTATAACATGCAGATGCTTGAAGCTGCATTTTACAAACTTCCTCAGCCCAAGGATTCCGAACGTGTAAAGAGCTATGTTCCG AGGCACCCTGCAGTGACTCCTGCTAGCTATCCTCAAACTCAGGCTCCAATCATAGACAATCCAGCCTTCTGGGAACGAATGGGTTTTGAGGCGATTGGCACTGATACCTTCTTCTTCGCATTTTACTATCAACAG AACACTTACCCGCAATACTTAGCTGCAAGGGAATTGAAAAGGCAATCATGGAGATATCATAAGAAATATAACACTTGGTTTCAACGGCATGAGGAGCCAAAAGTTACAAATGATGAATATGAGAAGGGAACATACGTGTACTTTGATTTCCATATTGCAGATGATGGTTCCCAGCATGGATG GTGCCAAAGGATTAAGACTGAGTTCACATTTGAATATAATTATCTTGAGGATGAGCTTGTTGTATAG
- the LOC105033549 gene encoding uncharacterized protein isoform X1, producing the protein MGASRKLQGEIDRVLKKVQEGVEVFDSIWNKVYDTENANQKEKFEADLKKEIKKLQRYRDQIKTWIQSSEIKDKKVSASYEQALMDARKVIEREMERFKVCEKETKTKAFSKEGLGQQPKTDPKEKAKSETRDWLNNVVGDLESQIDNFEAEVEGLSVKKGKTRPPRLTHLETSISRHRAHIIKLELILRLLDNDELSPDQVNDVKDFLEDYVERNQEDFDEFSDVDELYSTLPLDKVEALEDLVSLGPSSLVKGVSSVSVATAVLGSKNSVATSSTQAALSSTASQHTAQDQGEETASQDSNSDTAPRTPPSKSGAMGSLVSAASPSISSGTPAGLTSTATSNVSGRPLAGGPTVAAILSGPPSARGVTDNSSAATSASITTSSTVKEDDNMIFPGRRSSPAIPEIGIGRGISRGISNQVPITAPISLSSGSAVSGNGALGSVPAVSDLAKRNMLNVGSGSLSQPLVSPLSNRILLHQASKTNDGTNSNDSNSVSEGAVIGGRVFSPSVSGVQWRPPSATFQSQNETGQFRGRLEIAPDQREKFLLRLQQVQQQGHSPLLGGPHVPSANDKQLSAQQQSVLLQQLNSQGSSISPQVGLGLGVQGPGLVSVSSASQQQATSILQQSSPHPVISTGPKDGDAGHLKVEDQNLQNLSDDLNIETATSSAFNKTVNDEELKAPYMGTGSSSLTEGNQLPRDTDLSPGQPLQPSQSSASLGVIGRRSVSDLGAIGDNLGGSAGNSGGMHDQIYNMQMLEAAFYKLPQPKDSERVKSYVPRHPAVTPASYPQTQAPIIDNPAFWERMGFEAIGTDTFFFAFYYQQNTYPQYLAARELKRQSWRYHKKYNTWFQRHEEPKVTNDEYEKGTYVYFDFHIADDGSQHGWCQRIKTEFTFEYNYLEDELVV; encoded by the exons GTTAGTGCCTCTTATGAGCAGGCTCTCATGGATGCTCGCAAGGTTATTGAGCGTGAAATGGAAAGGTTCAAGGTCTGTGAAAAGGAAACTAAAACAAAAGCCTTCTCCAAAGAAGGGTTGGGCCAACAACCGAAAACT GATCCAAAAGAAAAGGCTAAGTCAGAGACAAGGGACTGGCTCAACAATGTG GTTGGAGATTTGGAAAGTCAGATCGATAACTTTGAAGCGGAGGTTGAAGGGCTTTCTGTAAAGAAAGGAAAGACAAGGCCACCTCGACTG acacATTTGGAGACATCTATTTCAAGGCACAGGGCTCATATAATAAAGCTGGAGTTGATCTTGAGACTGTTAGATAATGATGAGTTGAGTCCTGATCAGGTCAATGATGTTAAAGATTTTCTAGAAGACTATGTTGAACGCAATCAG GAGGATTTTGATGAATTTAGTGATGTCGATGAGCTCTACAGCACTTTACCCTTGGATAAAGTTGAAGCACTTGAAGATTTGGTGTCACTTGGTCCTTCCAGTCTTGTTAAG GGTGTCAGTTCTGTTTCTGTTGCTACTGCGGTTTTAGGTTCGAAGAATTCTGTTGCAACTTCCTCTACTCAG GCTGCTCTGTCATCAACTGCCTCACAACATACTGCTCAGGACCAAGGTGAAGAAACAGCTTCTCAGGACAGTAATTCTGACACAGCTCCTAGAACACCACCTTCCAAAAGTGGAGCCATGGGATCTTTGGTATCAGCAGCTTCCCCGAGTATCAGTTCGGGGACACCTGCAGGTCTTACTTCTACTGCCACTTCTAATGTTTCTGGAAGGCCCTTGGCTGGTGGGCCTACTGTTGCAGCTATACTCTCTGGTCCACCAAGTGCTCGAGGTGTTACAGATAACTCATCTGCAGCTACGTCTGCATCTATTACTACATCAAGTACCGTGAAGGAGGATGATAACATGATCTTCCCTGGTCGTAGATCATCTCCAGCCATCCCTGAAATTGGAATTGGGAGAGGTATTAGCCGAGGGATATCCAATCAAGTACCCATTACTGCTCCAATAAGTTTAAGCTCTGGTAGTGCTGTTTCAGGCAATGGAGCACTTGGTTCAGTTCCTGCAGTCTCTGATTTGGCTAAGCGGAACATGTTGAATGTTGGAAGTGGCAGTCTTTCACAGCCATTAGTTTCTCCTCTAAGTAACAGAATCCTATTGCATCAGGCTTCAAAAACTAATGATGGAACTAATTCAAATGATTCTAATAGTGTTAGTGAGGGTGCAGTTATTGGTGGAAGAGTCTTTTCACCTTCAGTTAGTGGAGTTCAATGGAGACCTCCAAGTGCAACTTTTCAGAGTCAGAATGAAACA GGACAGTTTCGTGGACGACTGGAGATTGCTCCTGACCAGAGGGAGAAATTTCTGCTGCGACTGCAACAAGTGCAGCAACAAGGCCACAGTCCCCTTCTTGGTGGTCCACATGTTCCCAGTGCGAATGACAAGCAATTATCTGCACAGCAGCAAAGTGTACTTTTACAACAG CTTAATTCTCAAGGCTCTTCTATTTCACCTCAAGTTGGTTTAGGACTTGGTGTTCAGGGACCAGGCCTTGTTTCTGTTTCATCAGCCTCACAACAGCAGGCAACGTCAATTCTACAACAATCTTCCCCACATCCTGTGATTTCAACCGGACCAAAAGATGGAG ATGCTGGACACCTGAAAGTAGAAGACCAGAACCTGCAGAATTTGTCTGATGATCTGAATATTGAAACTGCCACAAGTTCTGCTTTCAACAAGACTGTTAATGATGAGGAGTTAAAGGCACCATACATG GGCACAGGTTCATCCTCTTTGACTGAAGGTAATCAGTTACCCAGAGATACTGATCTCTCACCTGGGCAACCATTGCAACCCAGTCAGTCTTCAGCTAGCCTTGGTGTAATTGGTCGAAGAAGTGTCTCTGACCTTGGTGCCATTGGAGATAACCTTGGTGGATCAGCTGGGAATTCTGGCGGAATGCATGATCAAATCTATAACATGCAGATGCTTGAAGCTGCATTTTACAAACTTCCTCAGCCCAAGGATTCCGAACGTGTAAAGAGCTATGTTCCG AGGCACCCTGCAGTGACTCCTGCTAGCTATCCTCAAACTCAGGCTCCAATCATAGACAATCCAGCCTTCTGGGAACGAATGGGTTTTGAGGCGATTGGCACTGATACCTTCTTCTTCGCATTTTACTATCAACAG AACACTTACCCGCAATACTTAGCTGCAAGGGAATTGAAAAGGCAATCATGGAGATATCATAAGAAATATAACACTTGGTTTCAACGGCATGAGGAGCCAAAAGTTACAAATGATGAATATGAGAAGGGAACATACGTGTACTTTGATTTCCATATTGCAGATGATGGTTCCCAGCATGGATG GTGCCAAAGGATTAAGACTGAGTTCACATTTGAATATAATTATCTTGAGGATGAGCTTGTTGTATAG